A window of the Panulirus ornatus isolate Po-2019 chromosome 63, ASM3632096v1, whole genome shotgun sequence genome harbors these coding sequences:
- the LOC139745990 gene encoding uncharacterized protein — MPAICRYYRCLVALSIVILEYEISHLNLSETKLKGKGEEWFGNVWGVKSGVSERTRAREGVAILLKQELWEYVIECKKVNSRLIWVKLKVDGERWVIIGAYAPGHEKKDHERQVFWEQLNECVSGFDARDRVIVMGDLNAKVSNVAVEGIIGMHGVFSVVNGNGEELVDLCAEKGLMIGNTWFKKRDIHKYTYVSRRDGQRALLDYVLIDRHAKERLLDVNVLRGATGGMSDHYLVEAKVKISMGFQKRGVNVGVKKVVRVSELGKETCVGKYQERLCTEWKKVRTMEVRGVGEEWDVFRESVMDCAKDACGMRRVGGGLFRKGSEWWDEEVRVLVKEKREAFGRFLQGKNAIEWEKYKRKRQEVKRKVQEVKKRANESWGERLSVNFRENKKMFWKEVNRVRKTREQMGTSVKGVNGEVITSSGDVRRRWNEYFEGLLNVSDDRVADIGCFGRGGVQSERVRENDLVNREEVVKALRKMKAGKAAGLDGIAVEFIKKGGDCIVDWLTAKMPTDVRYMNKDNAVT, encoded by the exons ATGCCTGCAATCTGTAGATATTACAGATGTTTGGTGGCTCTGTCAATTGTGATCTTAGAGTATGAAATATCCCATTTAaacttgagtgaaacgaagctcaagggtaaaggggaagagtggtttggaaatgtctggggagtgaagtcaggggttagtgagaggacaagagcaagggaaggagtagcaatactcctgaaacaggagttgtgggagtatgtgatagagtgtaagaaagtaaattctcgattaatatgggtaaaattgaaagttgatggagagaggtgggtgattattggtgcatatgcacctgggcatgagaagaaagatcatgagaggcaagtgttttgggagcagctgaatgagtgtgttagcggttttgatgcacgagaccgggttatagtgatgggtgatttgaatgcaaaggtgagtaatgtggcagttgagggaataattggtatgcatggggtgttcagtgttgtaaatggaaatggtgaagagcttgtagatttatgtgctgaaaaaggactgatgattgggaatacctggtttaaaaagcgagatatacataagtatacttatgtaagtaggagagatggccagagagcgttattggattacgtgttaattgacaggcatgcgaaagagagacttttggatgttaatgtgctgagaggtgcaactggagggatgtctgatcattatcttgtggaggctaaggtgaagattagtatgggttttcagaaaagaggagtgaatgttggggtgaagaaggtggtgagagtaagtgagcttgggaaggagacctgtgtggggaagtaccaggagagactgtgtacagaatggaaaaaggtgagaacaatggaagtaaggggagtgggggaggaatgggatgtatttagggaatcagtgatggattgcgcaaaagatgcttgtggcatgagaagagtgggaggtgggctgtttagaaagggtagtgagtggtgggatgaagaagtaagagtattagtgaaagagaagagagaggcatttggacgatttttgcagggaaaaaatgcaattgagtgggagaagtataaaagaaagagacaggaggtcaagagaaaggtgcaagaggtgaaaaaaagggcaaatgagagttggggtgagagactatcagtaaattttagggagaataaaaagatgttctggaaggaggtaaatagggtgcgtaagacaagggagcaaatgggaacttcagtgaagggcgtaaatggggaggtgataacaagtagtggtgatgtgagaaggagatggaatgagtattttgaaggtttgttgaatgtgtctgatgacagagtggcagatatagggtgttttggtcgaggtggtgtgcaaagtgagagggttagggaaaatgatttggtaaacagagaagaggtagtaaaagctttgcggaagatgaaagccggcaaggcagcaggtttggatggtattgcagtggaatttattaaaaaagggggtgactgtattgttgactggttg ACTGCTAAGATGCCTACAGATGTcagatatatgaataaagataATGCTGTAACATGA
- the LOC139745927 gene encoding glycerol-3-phosphate acyltransferase 3-like, with product MEFIWSLLWWVYAFVFLVLLLSATLHRQLGLRKHYISMLLRLFDFGQERVEHKRLIHPRKEPDEPETPSDELDRPLISLDHPRALGIRQDKGFHLDHVLEYITAGMAAIMEDSLTKSFEPEELPVWNLLSRTNNRAYEFVSFRLTVFWVLGFLIRYFLLFPLRIVILILGIALFWSCMLFTGIFPDGPFKQRLNEKLFVFCFDFIAGSLSLVATFHNVENAPKNGIAVANHTSPIDSMVLATHNCYDMVGQKHDGFLKIIMSSLSRASSHIWFERSDARDRSLVVKRLREHANNPDLPPILIYPEGVCVNNTSVMQFKKGAFEIDTVIYPIAIRFDARFGDPFWWQDKFFHYILYMITSWAIVCNVWYLPPMRRNPDESAIAFANRVKAKIARQGGMIDLTWDGFLKAKPVKEEWKKRQQEEFAKHLQTEGDVNVAMSSKDKEE from the exons ATGGAATTCATATGGAGcctgctgtggtgggtgtatgcTTTTGTCTTTCTTGTGTTGCTCTTGTCGGCAACATTACATCGTCAGCTGGGTCTGCGAAAGCATTACATAAGTATGCTTCTAAGGTTGTTTGACTTTGGACAGGAGCGTGTAGAACACAAGCGTTTAATTCACCCTCGTAAAGAACCAGATGAACCTGAGACACCCTCAGACGAACTGGACCGACCACTAATCTCTCTTGATCATCCAAGAGCATTAGGTATCAGACAAGATAAGGGTTTCCACCTTGATCATGTGTTAGAGTACATCACTGCAGGAATGGCAGCCATAATGGAAGATAGCTTGACTAAATCCTTTGAACCAGAGGAGCTCCCTGTATGGAATCTTCTGTCCCGCACAAACAACCGTGCCTATGAATTTGTGTCTTTCCGCTTGACTGTCTTTTGGGTTCTTGGCTTTCTAATCCGTTATTTTCTGCTATTCCCTCTACGTATCGTCATCCTAATTCTTGGTATTGCTCTTTTTTGGTCCTGTATGCTATTTACTGGAATTTTTCCAGATGGCCCCTTCAAGCAGAGGCTGAATGAGAAGctctttgtgttttgttttgattttatCGCAGGATCTTTGTCTCTTGTTGCCACCTTCCACAACGTTGAGAATGCTCCAAAGAATGGCATTGCTGTTGCCAACCACACTTCACCCATAGACTCCATGGTCCTGGCAACTCACAACTGCTATGATATG GTTGGCCAGAAGCATGATGGATTTTTGAAAATCATTATGTCATCACTTAGTAGAGCATCCTCCCACATCTGGTTTGAGCGTTCGGATGCCAGAGATAGATCTCTCGTTGTCAAAAG ATTAAGGGAACATGCTAACAACCCAGaccttccaccaatcctcatttATCCTGAGGGTGTATGTGTCAACAACACTTCAGTAATGCAGTTCAAGAAGGGAGCATTTGAG ATTGACACTGTCATCTACCCAATAGCTATCCGTTTTGATGCACGATTTGGTGATCCTTTCTGGTGGCAGGACAAATTCTTCCATTATATTCTGTACATGATAACATCTTGGGCCATTGTCTGTAATGTCTGGTATTTGCCACCTATGAGAAGAAATCCAGATGAATCAGCCATAGCCTTTGCCAACAG AGTCAAGGCAAAGATTGCACGTCAAGGAGGTATGATTGATTTGACTTGGGACGGATTTTTGAAGGCCAAACCAGTtaaggaagaatggaaaaagCGCCAACAAGAGGAGTTTGCGAAGCACCTGCAAACTGAGGGGGATGTGAACGTTGCAATGTCATCAAAAGATAAAGAGGAGTAA